A region of Fimbriimonadaceae bacterium DNA encodes the following proteins:
- the fpgS gene encoding Folylpolyglutamate synthase translates to MEEFIRRAGLESAVDGTGPKFLHIGGTNGKGSVTAFVQSIAIEHGHRTGAFFSPYVVDLRERVQFGRDLISKVDFARLVEELLPIGDQLAGTHFGGITEFELKTAIGFKYWSEKACEWVALEVGLGGRLDSTNVVTPAASAIVSIGLDHVDILGDTIEKIAEEKAGIIKPDVPIVVGEMPPEALAVIARRAADLDARLLRYGPEFDFWSEPGEGRIITPQFYDRVESLGLEGEVQWHNAAVAVMVCEAGGMRLEREKVMRGLATASAPGRFQRVKARGLEWIVDGAHNAEAAAKLAQSLNRAFGDRKLNLVMGMVKGHDPVRLLQALRPVASHIDFAPIDFPRSRTPEELLEVAKSIGIESEAHASLQVALAASAWRGSNPIVITGSFYLAGEALRELEQA, encoded by the coding sequence ATGGAGGAATTCATCCGCCGGGCCGGACTCGAAAGTGCGGTTGATGGCACCGGTCCAAAGTTCCTCCACATCGGCGGCACAAACGGCAAGGGTTCGGTCACTGCGTTCGTCCAAAGCATTGCGATCGAACATGGCCACCGAACTGGCGCCTTCTTCAGTCCCTATGTGGTCGATCTGCGTGAGCGAGTCCAGTTTGGCCGAGATCTCATCTCGAAGGTGGACTTTGCCCGCCTCGTCGAAGAGCTGCTCCCGATCGGCGACCAACTTGCCGGGACGCATTTCGGAGGCATCACCGAATTCGAGCTAAAAACCGCGATAGGGTTCAAGTACTGGAGTGAGAAGGCTTGCGAATGGGTAGCTCTCGAAGTCGGCCTTGGCGGGCGCCTCGATTCAACCAACGTCGTGACGCCGGCAGCCTCGGCCATCGTCTCGATCGGCCTCGACCACGTTGATATCCTGGGGGATACCATCGAAAAGATCGCGGAAGAAAAGGCCGGGATCATCAAGCCCGATGTACCAATCGTGGTCGGTGAGATGCCGCCCGAGGCCTTGGCCGTCATTGCCCGGCGAGCTGCCGACCTCGATGCGAGACTCCTCCGGTATGGACCGGAATTCGATTTCTGGAGCGAGCCGGGAGAAGGAAGGATCATCACACCGCAATTCTATGACCGGGTTGAATCGCTCGGCTTGGAGGGTGAGGTCCAATGGCATAACGCTGCCGTTGCCGTGATGGTCTGCGAGGCCGGCGGGATGCGATTGGAGCGCGAAAAGGTGATGCGAGGACTTGCCACGGCTTCTGCCCCCGGCCGATTTCAACGAGTGAAAGCTCGCGGTTTGGAGTGGATCGTGGACGGCGCCCACAACGCTGAGGCCGCCGCCAAGCTCGCCCAATCCCTCAACCGCGCCTTCGGAGACCGCAAACTCAACCTCGTGATGGGAATGGTTAAAGGTCACGACCCCGTGCGGCTGCTCCAAGCGTTGCGCCCGGTGGCCAGCCATATCGACTTCGCTCCCATCGACTTTCCTCGTTCCCGAACACCAGAGGAGTTGCTCGAGGTCGCGAAATCGATCGGGATCGAGTCCGAGGCACACGCCTCCTTGCAGGTGGCCCTGGCAGCTTCCGCATGGCGTGGCTCGAACCCGATTGTTATCACCGGCAGTTTCTATCTGGCCGGGGAGGCGCTTCGCGAGTTGGAGCAGGCTTAG
- the ku gene encoding Non-homologous end joining protein Ku, protein MPEKNSDRAATETEDSTEESSGNGRPIWSGSISFGLVNVPIALYSLEQRSDLHFRMLDGRDKAGIRYQRINEATGEEVPWSEIVKAYEYSDDNYVVLTPEELKNIQLDSVKTIDVKAFVQRSEIDEIFYDKPYIVVPKKKAEKGYVLLRDVLAETDRVGIAKVAIRTREYLAALVPRGPAMVVMLLRFAQELRKPSAFRVPREDPSAYNISEREHDLARQLVEAMTVNWDPSEYEDEYRTALINFIEERVKSGGLTPKAPTEDEPLRESANVIDLAALLRESLSGKTEEDNPKQKRG, encoded by the coding sequence ATGCCGGAGAAGAACTCGGATAGAGCCGCTACCGAAACCGAGGATTCAACCGAAGAATCTTCAGGTAACGGGCGGCCGATATGGTCGGGAAGCATCTCTTTCGGATTAGTCAATGTGCCCATCGCCCTCTATTCGTTGGAACAGCGATCCGACCTGCATTTTCGGATGCTGGATGGCCGAGACAAAGCAGGCATCCGGTACCAGCGTATTAACGAGGCCACTGGGGAAGAAGTCCCCTGGAGCGAGATCGTCAAAGCTTACGAATACAGCGACGACAACTACGTGGTGTTAACCCCCGAAGAGCTTAAAAACATCCAGCTGGATTCGGTAAAGACCATCGACGTCAAGGCCTTCGTGCAACGGTCGGAAATCGACGAGATCTTTTACGATAAGCCCTACATCGTGGTGCCAAAGAAGAAGGCGGAAAAGGGTTACGTTCTCTTGCGGGACGTTCTTGCCGAAACCGACCGGGTCGGCATCGCAAAGGTAGCAATCCGAACCCGCGAGTATCTGGCCGCTTTGGTTCCGCGAGGTCCTGCAATGGTCGTTATGCTCCTCCGGTTCGCACAGGAGTTGCGAAAGCCTTCTGCCTTCCGCGTACCGAGAGAGGATCCATCGGCTTATAACATCTCCGAACGAGAGCATGATCTTGCCCGGCAATTGGTCGAAGCGATGACGGTGAACTGGGACCCGAGTGAGTACGAGGACGAGTATCGGACCGCACTCATCAACTTCATCGAAGAGCGGGTGAAGTCCGGTGGACTTACGCCGAAGGCCCCCACGGAAGACGAGCCGTTGCGAGAATCCGCCAACGTCATCGACTTGGCTGCACTCCTGCGCGAGAGCCTCTCAGGCAAAACGGAAGAGGACAATCCCAAGCAGAAGCGCGGTTAG
- the rpoN gene encoding RNA polymerase sigma-54 factor produces MANFNQRTELKTATSLRLDPRVVLASQLLELTHQELESAIDTELAENPALQRLEEEEAVTEEAILRSIAPDELRPGTDDFEFARSLPGALEETDWLDLAASETSLWDHLRGQLLPQVDSSLEHVVEYLVSSINERGYLTVAAEEVANDCQCDFDEAERLIGLLKSCEPAGVGASTLQECLLLQLRDTQSVEGKVAHRIVERSFDDFVAGRVRPIMRRLKVMPDLVEAAFREIAALTPFPGEAFRSSSHVRSLRQAAATYDLAINYSEIGWTVEVPGAERGSFAINRHYSRLYANYKAGRRGCRDEKRHITEQVDRANRFLDALDQRKLTLRRIGAYLADHQVGFLSNGRVEFLRPMTRTQMARDLGVHESTVSRATQGKFVRLPNGEVVAFELFFKPALRIQKMIEEILANENPSQPMSDEQISQILGERGVQVARRTVNKYRDRYRLLSSRRRRSA; encoded by the coding sequence ATGGCCAATTTCAACCAGCGAACCGAGCTAAAGACGGCGACATCCTTGCGGCTCGACCCTCGGGTCGTGCTTGCGAGTCAACTTCTGGAGCTCACCCACCAAGAGCTGGAGTCGGCCATCGATACGGAACTTGCTGAGAACCCGGCGCTCCAGCGGCTCGAAGAAGAGGAGGCGGTAACCGAAGAGGCCATCCTTCGAAGCATTGCTCCGGACGAATTGCGGCCCGGGACCGACGACTTTGAGTTCGCCCGTTCCTTGCCGGGCGCGCTGGAGGAGACTGACTGGCTCGATCTGGCCGCCAGCGAAACCAGCCTCTGGGACCACCTTCGTGGACAGCTCCTGCCACAGGTCGATTCTTCTCTGGAGCACGTGGTCGAATACCTCGTATCCAGCATCAACGAACGGGGCTATTTGACGGTGGCCGCCGAGGAAGTCGCCAACGACTGCCAGTGCGATTTTGACGAGGCGGAACGGCTCATCGGACTGCTCAAATCCTGTGAACCGGCTGGCGTAGGCGCGTCGACCCTCCAGGAATGCCTTCTACTCCAGCTACGGGACACTCAATCCGTCGAAGGAAAGGTGGCCCACAGGATTGTGGAGCGATCCTTCGACGACTTTGTGGCTGGTCGCGTTCGTCCGATCATGCGACGGCTGAAGGTAATGCCGGACCTTGTCGAGGCGGCCTTCAGAGAAATCGCCGCTCTGACGCCGTTCCCCGGCGAGGCGTTCCGGTCATCGTCGCACGTGCGCTCGCTCCGCCAGGCGGCTGCGACCTACGACCTTGCGATCAACTACAGCGAGATTGGCTGGACCGTTGAGGTCCCCGGTGCCGAACGAGGGTCCTTCGCCATCAACCGGCATTACAGCCGCCTGTACGCGAACTATAAGGCTGGACGCCGAGGATGCCGGGACGAAAAGCGGCATATTACCGAACAGGTGGACCGAGCCAATCGATTCCTCGACGCACTCGACCAGCGAAAACTGACCCTGAGAAGGATCGGAGCCTACTTAGCCGATCACCAAGTCGGCTTTCTCTCGAACGGTCGCGTTGAGTTTCTGCGGCCGATGACGCGAACTCAAATGGCGCGCGACCTCGGCGTTCACGAAAGTACGGTCAGTCGCGCAACCCAGGGCAAGTTCGTCCGACTGCCCAACGGTGAGGTCGTGGCGTTCGAGCTGTTCTTCAAGCCCGCGCTGAGAATACAGAAGATGATCGAGGAGATCCTCGCTAACGAGAACCCCAGCCAACCGATGAGCGATGAGCAGATCTCCCAAATCCTCGGTGAGCGCGGGGTCCAAGTCGCCAGGCGAACCGTAAACAAGTACCGGGACCGCTATCGCCTACTGAGTTCCCGTCGTCGGCGGTCCGCCTAG
- the thadh gene encoding L-threo-3-hydroxyaspartate ammonia-lyase, with protein sequence MRRTPIETSRTFDAKIGAKAFFKCENLQRAGAFKFRGATHAMTRLTAEERERGVLTFSSGNHAQALALAGRNFSAPVTVIMPSDAPEVKVRATKGYGATVISYERDETTREAFSQEYNKDRNLTVVPPYDHPWIIAGQGTAAAELLEDVPDLDVLIVPCGGGGLLSGSALAARAARPGIRIIGVEPEAGNDGCLSFQSKSLQSVRDPQTIADGARTPSLGHYTFPLILDLVDDMVTVTDGELVATMGFIWERMKLVVEPTGVLAAAYAVKRAGGWDGAKIGIVLSGGNVDLARAGEFFA encoded by the coding sequence GTGAGGCGAACGCCGATCGAAACCTCGCGAACTTTCGACGCAAAGATTGGAGCCAAGGCCTTCTTCAAGTGCGAAAACCTGCAGCGTGCGGGCGCGTTCAAGTTTCGCGGCGCCACCCATGCGATGACCCGGCTCACCGCCGAGGAACGCGAAAGAGGGGTCCTGACTTTCTCCTCCGGGAACCACGCCCAGGCGCTGGCACTCGCAGGGAGGAACTTCAGCGCACCTGTAACCGTGATCATGCCGTCAGACGCTCCGGAAGTGAAGGTTCGCGCGACCAAGGGCTACGGCGCGACCGTGATTTCATATGAGAGAGACGAGACGACCCGCGAGGCGTTTTCGCAGGAGTACAACAAGGACCGGAACCTGACGGTAGTCCCACCCTATGATCATCCATGGATCATCGCCGGCCAGGGAACTGCGGCGGCAGAGCTTCTTGAGGACGTGCCGGACCTCGATGTTCTCATCGTTCCGTGCGGCGGAGGTGGTCTCCTGAGTGGTTCTGCCTTGGCCGCACGTGCCGCCAGACCTGGCATCCGGATCATCGGAGTCGAGCCGGAAGCCGGTAACGACGGTTGCCTGAGTTTTCAATCAAAGTCGCTCCAGTCGGTGAGAGATCCCCAAACCATCGCCGACGGGGCGAGGACTCCATCGCTTGGCCACTACACGTTCCCTCTCATTCTTGACCTTGTTGACGATATGGTCACGGTCACCGATGGAGAACTCGTGGCGACGATGGGGTTTATCTGGGAGAGGATGAAGCTGGTGGTGGAGCCGACCGGGGTTCTGGCGGCTGCCTATGCGGTTAAGCGGGCCGGAGGCTGGGATGGAGCAAAGATTGGCATTGTCCTTAGCGGTGGCAACGTCGACCTCGCCAGAGCTGGCGAATTCTTCGCCTAA
- a CDS encoding 1,4-beta-mannosyl-N-acetylglucosamine phosphorylase, whose translation MTLFERNSNNPILKPSDWPYPINSVFNPGATRLADGRTLLLCRCEDYRGISHLCKAVSDNGIDGWTIDSKPTFEGRPRRFPEELWGVEDPRITFVDEFGQYAIAYTAFGEGGPGVALAFTKDFVTYRRRGLVMQPEDKDAALFPKRFKEGYALIHRPVTGERADMWVSYSPDLKNWGRPKLVMKARRGAWWDANKIGLSPPPIETSEGWLVLYHGVRKHASGSLYRVGAMLLDLNDPTKLLRRGHEWIFGPEADYERQGDVPNVVFPTGWTVGPDNDTLFMYYGCADTAICLATTSIQKMLDWLMQNGRLDAYLEEESMLMTDIPGQPHSAHEPVTSENIDEEELELDFIPTRGSGG comes from the coding sequence ATGACCTTGTTTGAAAGAAACTCCAACAACCCGATTCTGAAACCATCCGACTGGCCCTACCCCATCAATTCGGTTTTCAACCCCGGGGCGACGAGGCTCGCCGATGGCAGGACCCTACTCCTATGCCGATGTGAGGACTACCGCGGCATCTCGCACCTTTGCAAAGCGGTCTCGGACAACGGGATCGACGGCTGGACGATCGATTCAAAGCCGACGTTCGAAGGAAGGCCACGACGATTCCCGGAAGAACTGTGGGGTGTAGAAGACCCCCGCATTACGTTCGTGGATGAGTTTGGGCAGTATGCGATCGCCTACACGGCCTTTGGAGAAGGCGGTCCCGGCGTGGCGTTGGCCTTTACGAAGGACTTCGTGACGTATCGCCGGCGAGGATTGGTGATGCAGCCCGAAGATAAGGATGCGGCCCTCTTTCCCAAGCGATTCAAGGAAGGCTATGCCCTCATCCACCGACCCGTTACCGGTGAAAGGGCAGATATGTGGGTCTCCTACTCACCTGACCTGAAGAACTGGGGCAGGCCAAAGTTGGTGATGAAGGCTCGCCGCGGCGCCTGGTGGGATGCAAACAAAATCGGCCTATCTCCGCCACCCATTGAAACCAGCGAAGGCTGGCTCGTGCTCTACCACGGGGTGAGAAAGCACGCCTCCGGGAGCCTCTACCGCGTCGGCGCCATGTTGCTGGATCTCAACGACCCCACAAAGCTACTCCGGCGCGGCCATGAGTGGATCTTTGGTCCGGAGGCGGACTACGAGCGTCAAGGGGACGTACCAAACGTGGTCTTTCCGACCGGGTGGACGGTGGGACCCGACAACGATACGCTGTTTATGTATTACGGCTGCGCCGATACCGCGATCTGCTTGGCAACCACCAGCATTCAGAAGATGCTTGATTGGCTGATGCAAAACGGCAGGTTGGACGCTTATCTGGAAGAGGAATCGATGCTGATGACCGACATTCCGGGGCAGCCGCACTCGGCGCACGAGCCGGTGACGAGCGAGAATATCGACGAAGAGGAGCTTGAGCTGGACTTCATCCCGACGCGAGGCTCGGGAGGGTGA
- the ligD gene encoding Multifunctional non-homologous end joining protein LigD — protein MFLGKIIGVVTQKADKLNRYREKRKFDITSEPEGTVAAEAGRIFVVQEHHARRLHWDLRLEHNGVLLSWAVPKGPPEKIGDRKLAVHVEDHPIEYASFQGEIPAGQYGAGTVSRWDRGTWEPYGDVDTQLEEGKIEFRIDAQRLKGDYVLVRLESEKDEWLWMKMKAKSRPQPTRERPSVVEPIGTPGAVPQELAPMLCSPATAPPTADGWLHEIKWDGYRILAWVGEDDTEFKTRNGLAIRFSGLEKAMTQAFPPNSVIDGEVVVFDEKGVSRFPLLQQALRTSKTGSAVFIAFDCPFLQGNDLRSLPLGVRKDALSKACSTQPRVRLSDHHAGPGKALLETACRAGLEGIVSKRADSAYQSVRSKNWIKVRCEKPLEVVIGGFTLMSDADDRIGAILVGDKGADEKLHYYGRVGTGFSDGLRHDLFRQLKALQVDTSPFEPAPPRDPRAKLFWVSPEVRASIQFLDWSADGLLRQAKLLGIRETIRAESPSKSMSKITNPGRVVDRASGLTKGEVAAYYHEIAPLLLPHLANRPLSLLRCPEGVDSECFFQKHRMQGLPDSVHSIEVKEDNEKGAPYVYVDSTEGLVALIQFGVIEIHPWGSHVDDLERPDILIFDLDPADDVPWATVVDAAFHVRDLLVGLGFDPVTKVTGGKGIHVVVPVHPALGWTAAKRFCEAFAKNMAIRDPKRYIAKVSKAERQGKVLIDYLRNGRGATAVAPYSLRARPTLPVAVPVSWDDLAGLAPGGKTIAQVIGDAAKGIDAWADFEDHRRKWPG, from the coding sequence TTGTTTTTGGGCAAAATCATTGGCGTAGTGACGCAAAAGGCCGACAAGCTCAACCGGTATCGCGAAAAGCGCAAGTTCGACATCACTTCGGAACCCGAAGGAACTGTCGCGGCTGAAGCTGGCCGCATCTTTGTTGTCCAGGAGCATCACGCCCGCAGGCTCCATTGGGATTTGCGACTTGAGCACAACGGCGTCCTCTTGAGTTGGGCTGTTCCCAAGGGTCCGCCCGAAAAGATCGGTGACCGAAAGCTAGCCGTTCATGTGGAAGACCACCCGATCGAATATGCGAGTTTTCAAGGGGAGATTCCGGCCGGCCAGTATGGCGCCGGAACCGTTAGCCGGTGGGACAGAGGAACTTGGGAGCCTTATGGAGATGTGGATACCCAGTTGGAAGAGGGAAAGATCGAGTTCCGAATCGACGCCCAAAGGTTGAAGGGAGATTACGTTCTCGTACGCCTGGAGAGCGAAAAGGACGAGTGGCTGTGGATGAAAATGAAGGCGAAGAGCCGACCGCAGCCCACCAGAGAAAGACCATCCGTGGTCGAACCAATCGGAACTCCGGGAGCGGTACCGCAGGAGCTCGCTCCCATGCTCTGTTCGCCCGCAACCGCGCCCCCGACAGCCGACGGTTGGCTGCATGAAATCAAATGGGACGGGTATCGCATCCTTGCCTGGGTCGGGGAAGACGATACGGAGTTCAAAACACGGAACGGTCTGGCGATCCGATTTTCAGGATTGGAGAAAGCCATGACGCAGGCCTTTCCGCCTAACTCAGTCATCGATGGCGAGGTGGTCGTCTTCGACGAAAAGGGAGTCAGTCGGTTTCCGCTTCTTCAGCAGGCGCTTCGAACATCGAAAACCGGAAGCGCAGTGTTCATCGCGTTTGACTGTCCGTTTCTGCAGGGAAACGATCTCCGCTCTCTACCGCTCGGGGTCCGCAAGGACGCTCTGTCGAAGGCGTGCTCCACCCAGCCGCGAGTCCGGTTGTCTGACCATCACGCCGGTCCAGGAAAGGCCCTGCTTGAAACCGCATGTCGAGCTGGACTCGAAGGAATCGTGAGTAAGCGTGCAGACAGTGCGTACCAGTCAGTCCGGTCGAAGAACTGGATCAAAGTGCGGTGCGAAAAGCCTCTAGAGGTCGTGATCGGCGGTTTCACGCTGATGTCCGACGCGGATGATCGAATCGGCGCCATCTTAGTGGGCGACAAGGGCGCCGACGAGAAGCTCCACTACTACGGCAGGGTCGGGACCGGCTTTAGCGACGGACTTCGGCACGATTTGTTTCGACAGCTGAAGGCCCTGCAGGTAGATACTAGCCCCTTCGAACCGGCTCCTCCCCGAGACCCCAGAGCCAAGCTGTTCTGGGTCAGCCCGGAAGTCCGGGCTTCCATTCAGTTCCTCGATTGGTCCGCGGACGGGCTGCTTCGCCAGGCTAAGTTGCTCGGCATTCGCGAGACCATACGGGCTGAAAGTCCCAGCAAGTCCATGAGCAAGATAACCAATCCGGGGCGCGTGGTGGATCGCGCAAGCGGGCTGACCAAGGGAGAAGTGGCAGCCTACTACCACGAGATTGCCCCACTCCTTCTACCGCACCTGGCCAACCGGCCCCTCAGCCTCCTGCGTTGCCCGGAAGGGGTGGATTCGGAGTGTTTCTTCCAGAAACACCGGATGCAGGGCCTGCCGGATTCGGTCCACAGCATCGAGGTTAAGGAAGATAACGAGAAGGGAGCACCGTATGTGTACGTGGACTCGACTGAGGGCCTGGTCGCCCTCATTCAGTTTGGCGTGATCGAGATCCATCCTTGGGGTAGCCATGTTGACGACCTGGAGCGTCCCGACATCTTGATTTTTGATCTTGACCCCGCCGATGACGTGCCATGGGCGACCGTGGTCGACGCTGCATTTCACGTGCGCGATCTCCTGGTCGGCTTGGGCTTTGATCCGGTAACTAAGGTCACCGGTGGTAAAGGTATCCACGTTGTGGTGCCGGTTCATCCCGCTCTTGGCTGGACGGCGGCCAAACGCTTCTGTGAAGCCTTCGCCAAAAACATGGCCATCCGAGATCCAAAGCGTTACATCGCCAAAGTATCGAAGGCGGAGCGCCAGGGCAAGGTGCTGATCGATTACCTTCGCAACGGAAGGGGCGCAACCGCGGTTGCACCGTACAGTTTGCGCGCCCGCCCAACCCTACCTGTCGCGGTACCCGTATCCTGGGACGACTTGGCCGGCCTCGCCCCGGGCGGGAAGACGATCGCCCAGGTCATCGGCGACGCCGCGAAGGGTATCGATGCGTGGGCAGACTTCGAGGACCATCGCCGCAAGTGGCCCGGCTAA
- the cysK_2 gene encoding Cysteine synthase has product MRQFKPCPGVGHTPVIEIDGILIKLECVNRTGSIKDRIAWTILTESRRLGLLHAGQPIIEATSGNTGIALAHYGRQLGYPVTIVMPENMTNERKAIIRERGADLILCSAEGSFAEAAEIRDRIAADRGWFNPDQFSNPLNTECHRWTTGQELLEYGKRIDSFVAGVGTGGTLIGVGQALTEAFGRTDVVAVEPAESAVMSGGSPGPHAIYGIGDGFIPALASDGGGGLHPLISAVEVVSSAEAIATANELRTKHGLCIGISSGANFAAAKRRQNFHEVVATVFADGYMKYKDHGLCASKPGQCLFESRCKQLAFNCV; this is encoded by the coding sequence ATGCGGCAATTTAAACCCTGTCCAGGCGTCGGACACACCCCGGTCATTGAGATTGACGGGATACTGATCAAGCTGGAGTGCGTCAACCGCACCGGCAGCATCAAGGACCGGATCGCCTGGACTATTCTCACGGAGTCACGCCGACTTGGCCTCCTGCATGCCGGCCAGCCCATCATCGAAGCTACGAGCGGCAATACCGGCATCGCTCTCGCCCACTACGGAAGGCAACTCGGCTATCCGGTAACGATCGTCATGCCGGAGAACATGACCAACGAACGCAAGGCGATTATTCGGGAACGGGGTGCCGACCTGATACTGTGCTCCGCCGAAGGCAGCTTTGCTGAAGCGGCGGAGATCCGTGACCGCATCGCAGCCGATCGAGGCTGGTTCAACCCGGATCAGTTTTCCAACCCGTTGAACACCGAGTGTCACCGGTGGACGACTGGGCAGGAGCTGCTCGAGTACGGCAAACGCATCGATTCTTTCGTGGCTGGTGTTGGGACTGGCGGCACGCTCATCGGTGTGGGTCAGGCCCTGACGGAAGCATTCGGCCGGACAGACGTCGTCGCCGTCGAACCCGCGGAGTCAGCCGTCATGTCAGGTGGCTCTCCTGGCCCGCATGCAATTTACGGAATCGGGGACGGATTCATACCCGCACTGGCTTCTGACGGGGGCGGTGGCCTACATCCACTCATCAGTGCAGTCGAGGTTGTCAGCAGTGCAGAAGCCATCGCGACCGCCAACGAGCTTCGAACGAAGCATGGTCTCTGCATCGGCATTTCATCGGGCGCCAACTTTGCGGCGGCAAAGCGACGTCAGAACTTTCACGAAGTGGTCGCCACCGTCTTTGCCGACGGGTACATGAAATACAAGGACCACGGTTTGTGCGCTTCCAAGCCGGGGCAATGCCTATTCGAGTCGCGGTGCAAGCAACTAGCCTTCAACTGTGTCTGA
- a CDS encoding D-beta-D-heptose 1-phosphate adenylyltransferase → MAVITLEEALRRRHGRRLVTTNGVFDILHVGHVRYLAAAKELGDILFVALNSDDSVRRLGKGPNRPINALDDRAEVVAALRSVDAVLAFDEDTPEAVLSVLKPEVHAKGGDYDPETMPETRLVRSWGGEVVIIPLVAGHSTTRIESLLTVDQ, encoded by the coding sequence ATGGCTGTGATCACGCTCGAAGAGGCCCTGCGACGCCGGCACGGACGGCGCCTTGTCACCACGAACGGCGTGTTCGACATCCTTCACGTTGGACATGTGAGATATTTGGCGGCAGCCAAAGAACTCGGTGATATCCTCTTTGTTGCCCTCAACAGCGACGACTCCGTCCGGCGACTCGGCAAGGGACCGAATCGACCGATCAACGCTCTGGATGACCGCGCAGAGGTTGTCGCCGCGCTACGCAGTGTCGACGCGGTACTGGCTTTCGATGAAGACACGCCAGAGGCCGTCTTGAGCGTGCTCAAACCAGAAGTCCATGCCAAAGGTGGCGACTACGACCCGGAGACCATGCCCGAGACGCGATTGGTTCGCTCTTGGGGCGGAGAAGTCGTCATTATCCCCCTCGTCGCCGGACACTCCACAACCCGGATCGAGAGCCTGCTGACGGTCGATCAGTGA
- the dapL_2 gene encoding LL-diaminopimelate aminotransferase: MVAPAKRLAAIPPYLFAEISRIKAAAIASGADVIDLGIGDPDMPTPVQIRQALKEAVDHPETHRYDETPHGWKSFLQAATEFYERSFGVSLDPGKELGQVIGSKEGLAHLAWAYLDPGDLAIVPNPAYSVYKVNSLMAGGEVYETPLRAENGFLPDLSTIPSDVARKAKLFYVCYPNNPTGAIATREFYEDLVRFCREYDILLVNDMAYGTVAYDGFVNPTALQIQGAKDVTIEFHSLSKMFNMTGWRLGFTAGNPEAVATLQRLKSNLDSKAFPAIAEAGAYALRNVDNSETIAMYQARRDNLCDGLNAIGWKVDKPKAAFYVWARVPRSDMSSAEFAKEILERAHIVLIPGTGYGSEGEGYVRMSLTLLGDRNGDRFQEAVKRIADSGLIPQPAIA; this comes from the coding sequence ATGGTTGCCCCCGCCAAGCGCTTGGCCGCAATTCCGCCCTATCTCTTTGCCGAAATCAGCCGCATCAAGGCTGCTGCCATTGCCAGTGGCGCCGATGTGATCGATCTTGGTATCGGCGATCCCGATATGCCGACTCCGGTCCAGATTCGCCAAGCGCTCAAGGAGGCCGTCGACCACCCTGAAACCCACCGCTACGATGAGACGCCCCACGGCTGGAAATCCTTCCTTCAGGCCGCAACCGAATTCTACGAGCGCAGTTTCGGCGTTTCACTCGATCCTGGCAAGGAGCTTGGCCAGGTAATCGGAAGCAAGGAAGGTCTTGCCCACCTTGCTTGGGCGTACCTCGATCCGGGCGACCTCGCCATCGTTCCCAATCCAGCGTATTCCGTTTACAAGGTGAACAGTCTGATGGCGGGTGGGGAAGTGTACGAAACTCCACTCAGGGCCGAGAATGGTTTCCTTCCCGACCTTTCCACCATTCCGTCAGACGTGGCTCGAAAGGCGAAGCTGTTTTATGTGTGCTACCCAAACAACCCGACGGGCGCCATAGCAACGCGGGAGTTTTATGAGGATCTCGTTCGATTCTGCCGTGAGTACGACATCCTCCTCGTAAACGACATGGCCTATGGCACGGTTGCGTATGACGGTTTCGTCAACCCGACTGCGCTGCAGATCCAGGGTGCGAAGGACGTGACGATCGAGTTCCACTCCCTCAGCAAGATGTTCAACATGACCGGCTGGCGGCTCGGCTTTACCGCTGGAAATCCTGAAGCGGTTGCAACGCTTCAGCGCTTGAAATCCAACCTCGACAGCAAGGCCTTCCCGGCAATTGCCGAAGCCGGTGCCTATGCGCTGCGAAACGTCGACAATTCGGAGACGATCGCCATGTACCAGGCTCGCCGAGACAATCTTTGTGACGGACTCAATGCCATTGGCTGGAAGGTTGACAAGCCCAAAGCGGCATTTTACGTTTGGGCCCGGGTTCCAAGGAGCGACATGTCGTCGGCGGAATTCGCGAAGGAGATTCTCGAGCGAGCCCATATCGTCCTCATTCCCGGCACAGGCTATGGCAGCGAAGGGGAGGGTTATGTCCGCATGAGTCTCACTTTGCTCGGCGACCGCAATGGAGACCGCTTCCAGGAAGCCGTGAAGCGCATTGCCGATTCCGGCCTGATCCCGCAGCCAGCGATCGCTTGA